CAGTCCGAGCTGACGTCAAGCGGTCTGAGACCGCCGCGCCTCAGAGTAAGACCTCGCAGAGGGATAAAATGTTTCACGAGAGCGAGGCCTGCATGACCTATCTTCTCTGGTCCCAAAAGGGCCTGCGTGGTGGGCGCGAGGCGCTCCAAGTGCCTAGGCTGCTCGAGACGCCCCTTTTGCAGGACATCGCGGCGGCCCTGCTCAGCGGCTCAGATCCGGGAGAGCTTGAAAGCCGTTGGCTTCAGCTGGGCGAAACGGCCCAAAAAGAAGCCCTGACGGAAGGGGAGTACAGCATTTCCCGCTTCGGCTCGACGGCGGAGGAACAGTGGAACGTGCTGCTTTCGGCGCTGCTCAGGCGGGCGACCGAGCGCCGATACGCGGCGCTGAAGGAAAAAATTCTGCGGGGCGAGGCGACCGAAGAGGAAGTCGCCCAATGGGGAAGCCTGAGCCGAGAGCTGAAATGCTCGGCGAAGGGGAGTTAATCCCTGTTTCCTTCATTTACAATAAGGTATAATCAACCAAGCTACTTTAACAATAGCGAGGAGAGACTATGCGGCTGGATAAATATTTAAAACTGTCCTGTCTCGTCAAACGCCGGTCCGTGGCCGCCGAGATGATTGACGCCGGAGCCGTTCGGCTCAACGGTCGGCCGGTCAAACCGGCCAGCGACGTGTCGGACGGCGACATCGTTTCTGTGGCGTTTCCGTTTCGGCTCGTCGAAGCCCGAGTCATTTCGAGCGACGAGAGGGCTTTAAGGCGGGGAGAACCGGCGGCTGAAATCGTGGCGGAACGGCGTCTTGACCCGGAGAAAAACCCGTGGGATGACCAAGCCGAAAGCCTGCAAGGAGGACACAAATGAGTACAATCGTTGGCATTCATGGCAGAGAGATCCTTGATTCCCGGGGCAACCCGACGGTTGAGGTTGAAGCGTGGCTTGACGACGGGACGATCTCCCGGGCGGCCGTGCCATCCGGCGCGTCTACCGGCTCGTTTGAGGCGGTCGAACTTCGCGACGGCGGCGACCGGTTCGGCGGCAAGGGAGTTACCAAGGCCGTTGGCTCGGTGAACGACGTTCTTGGCCCCGAATTGGTGGGCTTGGACGTGGAAGACCAGTCGTCGCTGGACACGCTGATGATTGACCTCGACGGCACCCCGAATAAAGGTCGGCTGGGCGCCAACGCCATTTTGGGCGTTTCCATGGCGGTCGCTCGCGCGGCGGCGATTTCCCATGACGTCCCCCTATGGGCGTATTTGGGAGGGCTAGGGCCCTTCGCCCTACCCACGCCGATGATGAACGTCATGAACGGCGGCGCTCACGCCGACAACACGCTGGACATTCAGGAATTTATGATCGTCCCGTTCGGCTTTTCGTCGGCCAGCGAGTCAATCCGCGCCGGAGCGGAGATTTATCACAGCCTCAAAAAAATTCTCGTCAAGGACGGCCTGAACACCGGGCTTGGCGATGAGGGCGGATTTGCGCCGAACCTAAAGACCAACCGTCAGGGGTTGGAATACCTCGTCAAGGCAATCGAAGCGGCGGGGTATGAGCCGGGCAAACAGGTCGGCATCGCCTTGGACGCGGCAGCCAGCGAGTTCTACAAAGGCGGCGTTTACGACTTCGCCGGCGAAGGGCGGAAATTTACCGCCGCCGAGCTGGCCGACTATTACGCCGAACTGTGCTCGGCCTTCCCGATCATGTCGATTGAAGACGGCATGGCCGAAGAGGACTGGGACGGCTTCAAGCTCTTCACCCAGCACATGGGCGGAAAACTACAGATTGTCGGTGACGACCTGTTCGTCACCAACCCGGAGCGGCTGGCGAAGGGAATTGAGCTCGGAGTCTGCAACTCGATTCTGATTAAGCTGAACCAGATCGGCACGGTGACAGAGACGCTGGAAGTAATCGACATGGCCCGCCGGGCCGGCTACAGCTGGATCGTGTCTCATCGGTCCGGCGAGACGGACGACAGCTTCATCGCCGACTTAGCGGTCGCCACGGCCAGCGGTCAGATTAAGACCGGAGCTCCGGCTCGGACTGACCGGGTCGCCAAGTACAACCAGCTGCTGAGGATTGAAGAGCGGCTCGGCGCCGGGGCGCGTTTTCTGGGCGCAGGGGCGTTTAAAGGATTCCGGGCCTGATCCCTGCAGCTTTGTGTGAGCAGTTTGACGAGAGGAAGACTGAAATGATCGAACGGACGGCTCGCCCTATTCCGCTGAAAAAAAACGAGATTACCGACCGGACAGTTGGGCGTCTGGTGGCGTACCGGAGGCTCCTGCAAGGACTTGAAGAAGCCGGCGCGGCGCTGATCTCTTCAAAGATGATCGGCGACATGCTGGGAATCAAGTCGAGCCAAGTGCGCAAAGACTTGTCCTATTTGGGCGAGTTCGGCAAGCGCGGCGTCGGTTACAGCGTTCCCAGACTGCTGAACGACCTGTCGTCAATATTGGCGCCGTTTGCCCGGTGGCGAATTGGGCTCGTCGGCTTGGGGCGCTTGGGCGAAGCCCTTTTAGGGCACAGCGCGTTCAGGAGCGACGACTATGAGATCGTCGCGGCGTTCGACGTCGACGGGGCAAAAATCGGCCGGTCCTTTGCCGGTTGGAAGTGCTACTCGATGACGGGAATCAGCGAGACGATACGGGAGCTGGGAATATCGGTCTTGATGATCACCACCCCGGCGGCCGCCTCTCAGTCGGCTGTCGACGCGGCGCTGGCTGGTGGGCACATTAAGGGGATACTCAACTTCAGCCCCGTCTCTTTAACCGTCCCACAAGGCGTCGAGGTCAACGACGTGGATATTTCAGTCGAGCTGGAAAAACTTCTGTTCAGGCTCAAGTTC
This is a stretch of genomic DNA from Jonquetella anthropi DSM 22815. It encodes these proteins:
- a CDS encoding RNA-binding S4 domain-containing protein, whose translation is MRLDKYLKLSCLVKRRSVAAEMIDAGAVRLNGRPVKPASDVSDGDIVSVAFPFRLVEARVISSDERALRRGEPAAEIVAERRLDPEKNPWDDQAESLQGGHK
- the eno gene encoding phosphopyruvate hydratase, producing MSTIVGIHGREILDSRGNPTVEVEAWLDDGTISRAAVPSGASTGSFEAVELRDGGDRFGGKGVTKAVGSVNDVLGPELVGLDVEDQSSLDTLMIDLDGTPNKGRLGANAILGVSMAVARAAAISHDVPLWAYLGGLGPFALPTPMMNVMNGGAHADNTLDIQEFMIVPFGFSSASESIRAGAEIYHSLKKILVKDGLNTGLGDEGGFAPNLKTNRQGLEYLVKAIEAAGYEPGKQVGIALDAAASEFYKGGVYDFAGEGRKFTAAELADYYAELCSAFPIMSIEDGMAEEDWDGFKLFTQHMGGKLQIVGDDLFVTNPERLAKGIELGVCNSILIKLNQIGTVTETLEVIDMARRAGYSWIVSHRSGETDDSFIADLAVATASGQIKTGAPARTDRVAKYNQLLRIEERLGAGARFLGAGAFKGFRA
- a CDS encoding redox-sensing transcriptional repressor Rex, producing the protein MIERTARPIPLKKNEITDRTVGRLVAYRRLLQGLEEAGAALISSKMIGDMLGIKSSQVRKDLSYLGEFGKRGVGYSVPRLLNDLSSILAPFARWRIGLVGLGRLGEALLGHSAFRSDDYEIVAAFDVDGAKIGRSFAGWKCYSMTGISETIRELGISVLMITTPAAASQSAVDAALAGGHIKGILNFSPVSLTVPQGVEVNDVDISVELEKLLFRLKFNDQQRKVSAGLETNMVQ